In Bifidobacterium sp. ESL0745, one DNA window encodes the following:
- a CDS encoding sugar transferase codes for MAKKVESGHLAQASATTHLDDETLNLGQGLNASIPPSQVKRTASSSPHHDDESIGNSFFDGSYFLSDSNGVFHSKATGSNHHLLSYSIPKWSILFNATLIALDVVMTLLATAIVLFFDKAAFQNLQGQSTDSSRLSEFLLLICIAWIASLASQHIYHRHAMGEGYELYSKILNATLVDFVIICMFSYIFKLDIPRSLTILIPLCSCVLELFERWIMRRSLHRHRRAATYMYDTVIVGSPEGIHKVIAQLKENPGMGYKPVAVCPVVSVSKPSGDLNSSEAQQLVSVPFSSTCPEEKGLIVMSMDSHLPKKAKELGAQAILIADVMSRYSETMRTFSLAVESMGIELAFMANVADIASSQLHLRSNPSMPMLTARLPQYSTLTRVLKRVFDIIGSTIAIVISSPVMAYVAIRVKAQDGGPAMYSQQRIGLYGKPFTLYKFRSMLVNADKYDEKVAEETGNFHGILFKAEDDPRITKFGHFIRKTSLDEFPQFFNVFKGDMSLVGPRPQQQYEVDQYGSLYSARLLVKPGITGPWQISGRNALSQEESEQLDISYVENWSFTGDLAILLKTVMAVFRGTGV; via the coding sequence GTGGCAAAGAAAGTAGAATCAGGTCATTTGGCACAGGCCTCTGCCACCACGCACCTTGACGATGAAACCTTGAATCTTGGCCAGGGGCTCAACGCTTCTATTCCACCGTCGCAAGTAAAACGAACCGCTTCTTCTTCTCCACATCATGATGATGAATCCATAGGCAACAGTTTCTTCGACGGATCATATTTCCTCTCAGATAGCAACGGCGTATTCCATTCCAAGGCAACCGGTTCCAATCATCACTTGCTGAGTTATTCCATCCCTAAATGGAGCATTCTCTTCAATGCAACACTTATCGCGCTCGATGTAGTGATGACGCTTCTGGCTACGGCAATAGTGTTGTTCTTCGATAAAGCCGCCTTCCAAAACCTTCAAGGACAATCAACCGATTCATCACGTCTGAGCGAATTCCTTCTGCTGATTTGCATTGCCTGGATTGCTAGCCTCGCTTCGCAGCATATCTACCACCGCCACGCCATGGGCGAAGGCTACGAGCTCTATAGCAAAATCCTTAATGCGACCTTGGTCGATTTCGTCATCATCTGCATGTTCAGCTATATCTTCAAGCTCGACATTCCTCGTTCCCTGACGATTCTCATTCCCCTTTGCTCATGCGTTCTGGAACTGTTCGAGCGCTGGATTATGCGGCGCTCCTTGCACCGTCATCGGCGTGCAGCCACGTATATGTACGATACAGTGATCGTGGGCTCTCCTGAAGGCATTCACAAGGTCATCGCGCAACTCAAAGAGAACCCTGGTATGGGCTACAAGCCCGTCGCGGTTTGCCCCGTCGTTTCCGTTTCCAAACCTAGCGGAGATTTGAATTCCTCTGAGGCGCAACAACTGGTCTCCGTGCCATTCAGCAGCACTTGCCCTGAAGAAAAGGGTCTGATCGTGATGTCGATGGACTCCCACCTGCCAAAAAAGGCGAAAGAGCTTGGCGCCCAGGCCATTCTCATCGCAGATGTCATGTCCCGGTATTCCGAAACAATGCGAACCTTCTCACTGGCCGTCGAATCGATGGGCATCGAGTTGGCGTTCATGGCCAACGTCGCCGATATCGCCTCTTCGCAGCTCCACCTGCGCAGCAATCCTTCGATGCCGATGCTCACCGCCCGTCTGCCGCAATATTCCACGCTGACCAGGGTGCTTAAGAGGGTGTTCGACATCATCGGTTCCACGATTGCCATCGTGATTTCCTCACCGGTGATGGCCTACGTCGCCATCCGTGTCAAAGCCCAGGACGGCGGCCCTGCGATGTATTCGCAGCAGCGTATCGGGCTTTACGGCAAGCCGTTCACCCTTTATAAATTCCGCTCGATGCTCGTCAATGCCGACAAATACGACGAGAAGGTAGCGGAAGAGACCGGTAATTTCCACGGCATCCTTTTTAAAGCCGAAGATGACCCGCGCATCACCAAATTCGGGCATTTTATCCGCAAGACCTCACTCGATGAATTCCCGCAGTTCTTCAACGTGTTCAAAGGTGACATGAGCCTTGTCGGCCCTCGCCCCCAGCAGCAGTACGAAGTGGATCAATACGGATCGCTGTATTCGGCACGTCTGCTGGTCAAGCCTGGCATCACCGGCCCATGGCAGATTTCCGGACGTAACGCGTTGAGCCAGGAGGAAAGCGAACAGCTCGACATCTCGTATGTGGAGAACTGGTCGTTTACCGGCGATCTCGCCATCCTTTTGAAGACCGTAATGGCTGTATTCCGTGGCACCGGCGTCTGA
- a CDS encoding MFS transporter — MQTPAKSPSKPSLSKALTKEESYVDGHLSHAAFVSIAILTFITFIGNFTQLQLSAALPTIVREFNINVTTGQWLTSVIQLVQGVMVPLTAYLTRRFSTRQIVITSMSIFTLGSILAWFGPTFILVLAGRTLEAIGSGVMWPVLQIIVFSVFPMSKRGVAMGTVGVAMSVAPAIGPTFGGWQTDANGWRSIFVSLTIVGAIALVLAIFFLHNFGERDNEAKADFFSVCLSVIGFGGLLFGFTNIEAYAFTAPVVWLPMAVGLVGIVWFVTRQLKGAKRYKAELKELLAGLEENEHLQEEANHPQSVAELRAAIKRLKADPDSAAKLEEHFKTPKVREQIEKIRRLQPPLLDLTVLKNKNFRVGTITAAMSFFAFSSITVIIPLFIQNDRGYSATISGLVMLPGALGQCISQFGGGRLLDKFGARPVALIGSITLMTGTIMMSFIGMGVPIWWVSICQFTRQIGMGFVLMPITTWSLNCLTAGSVSAGSAVTNTVRQISGAIGAPVLVILMEEFTKIFRHSTGAGHAGAVLANVYGIRASLIISSVIAFGMVMLVLFGVRGQGAGSARDLANRTLRHVRVPRFHAHKQG; from the coding sequence ATGCAAACACCGGCAAAATCTCCCTCCAAACCATCTTTGTCGAAAGCACTCACCAAAGAAGAATCCTACGTCGACGGGCACCTGAGCCACGCAGCTTTCGTTTCCATCGCCATCCTGACCTTCATCACCTTCATCGGCAACTTCACCCAGCTGCAGCTAAGCGCCGCCCTGCCGACCATCGTCCGCGAGTTCAATATCAACGTGACCACCGGCCAGTGGCTCACCTCCGTCATCCAGCTTGTGCAGGGCGTCATGGTGCCGCTTACGGCCTACCTCACTCGCCGCTTCTCCACCCGCCAGATCGTCATCACTTCGATGAGCATCTTCACGCTGGGGTCGATACTGGCGTGGTTCGGCCCGACCTTCATCCTCGTGCTCGCCGGGCGTACGCTCGAGGCAATCGGATCCGGCGTGATGTGGCCGGTGCTACAAATCATCGTCTTCTCGGTCTTCCCCATGTCGAAGCGGGGCGTGGCCATGGGCACCGTGGGCGTGGCCATGAGCGTCGCCCCCGCCATCGGCCCGACCTTCGGCGGCTGGCAGACCGACGCCAACGGCTGGCGCTCGATTTTCGTTTCGCTGACCATCGTCGGCGCGATCGCGCTGGTGCTCGCCATCTTCTTTCTGCACAACTTCGGCGAACGCGACAACGAGGCCAAGGCCGATTTCTTCTCGGTCTGCCTTTCCGTCATCGGTTTCGGCGGGCTTCTTTTCGGTTTCACGAACATCGAGGCCTATGCCTTCACTGCTCCTGTGGTCTGGCTGCCCATGGCCGTTGGTCTGGTCGGCATCGTCTGGTTCGTCACCCGCCAGCTCAAGGGCGCCAAGCGCTACAAGGCCGAGCTCAAGGAGCTTCTTGCTGGCCTCGAAGAGAACGAGCATTTGCAGGAAGAAGCCAATCACCCGCAGAGTGTGGCCGAGCTTCGCGCCGCCATCAAGCGTTTGAAAGCCGACCCGGATTCCGCCGCAAAGCTTGAGGAACACTTCAAGACGCCAAAGGTCCGCGAACAAATCGAGAAAATCCGCAGGCTGCAGCCGCCGCTGCTCGACTTGACCGTGCTGAAAAACAAGAATTTCAGGGTCGGCACGATTACCGCCGCCATGAGCTTCTTCGCCTTCAGCTCCATCACCGTCATCATCCCGCTTTTCATCCAGAACGACCGCGGCTATTCCGCCACGATTTCCGGCCTGGTGATGCTCCCCGGCGCACTCGGCCAGTGCATCTCGCAGTTCGGTGGCGGACGGCTTCTGGACAAGTTCGGCGCGCGTCCTGTGGCATTGATCGGCTCCATCACGCTGATGACCGGCACCATCATGATGAGTTTCATCGGCATGGGCGTGCCGATCTGGTGGGTCTCGATCTGCCAGTTCACCCGTCAGATAGGCATGGGCTTCGTCCTGATGCCCATCACGACGTGGTCACTCAACTGTCTGACTGCGGGAAGCGTTTCCGCAGGTTCGGCCGTCACCAACACGGTCCGGCAGATATCCGGGGCCATTGGCGCGCCGGTTCTGGTCATCCTCATGGAGGAATTTACCAAGATTTTCCGCCACTCGACGGGTGCCGGCCATGCGGGAGCCGTACTTGCCAACGTCTATGGCATCCGTGCCTCGCTCATCATCAGCTCGGTGATCGCCTTCGGCATGGTCATGCTCGTGCTCTTCGGTGTCCGTGGCCAAGGCGCCGGTTCCGCCCGTGACCTCGCCAACCGCACCCTGCGTCACGTCCGCGTCCCCCGCTTCCACGCACACAAGCAAGGCTGA
- a CDS encoding HNH endonuclease family protein — protein sequence MILLAAACLIGVAVGLVLPKVSSPLAQMTGQYVATGPVAQVLATLPVDDHPSTRGYDRDSFGYNTTDDDGDGCTIRDDILKRDMTAVRYRAPSACQVKSGSLREPYTGKTIGFVRGKRTSAAVQIDHVVALENAWQSGASKWDAATKQEYGNDPYNLLSVDGPANQQKGSASAAYWLPANRKFRCAYVARQVGVKQKYNLTVTTAEKQAISKVLRTCPAQEIPQK from the coding sequence CTGATTTTGCTGGCAGCGGCGTGCCTTATCGGTGTCGCTGTGGGATTGGTGTTGCCGAAAGTAAGCAGCCCGCTGGCGCAGATGACCGGACAGTACGTGGCCACAGGGCCGGTGGCGCAAGTGCTGGCGACGCTGCCGGTCGACGATCATCCGAGTACGCGCGGTTACGACCGTGATTCGTTCGGTTACAACACCACCGACGACGATGGCGACGGCTGTACTATCCGCGACGATATCCTCAAACGTGACATGACCGCTGTCAGATACAGGGCACCAAGCGCCTGTCAGGTCAAGTCGGGCAGTTTGCGTGAGCCGTACACCGGCAAAACCATCGGTTTCGTGCGAGGCAAGCGGACCAGTGCTGCAGTGCAGATCGACCATGTGGTGGCTCTGGAAAATGCGTGGCAGTCCGGCGCGAGCAAGTGGGACGCGGCCACCAAGCAGGAATACGGCAACGATCCCTACAATCTCTTGTCTGTCGACGGTCCAGCCAACCAACAGAAGGGGTCTGCTTCCGCCGCGTACTGGCTGCCGGCCAATCGCAAGTTCCGCTGTGCCTATGTCGCCCGCCAGGTCGGCGTCAAGCAAAAATACAACCTCACCGTCACGACCGCTGAAAAACAAGCCATTTCAAAAGTGCTTCGAACATGCCCTGCACAAGAAATTCCCCAAAAGTAA